One Mycolicibacter sp. MU0083 DNA window includes the following coding sequences:
- the nudC gene encoding NAD(+) diphosphatase: MNFQLRRVPLLSRVGADRSDQLRTDTDAAVAGWPTAALLRVDPRNQVLVADGRVVLQDARELGETPPVDAVFLGRIENGRHVWAVRGALQAPDGADVSVLDIRATGDVFDDVSAQLVSSAIALLNWHDNARFSAVDGTPTKPVRGGWARANPLTGVEEFPRIDPAVICLVHDGADRVVLARQHNWPVRMFSLLAGFVEAGESFEACVVREVHEEVGLSVRDVTYLGSQPWPFPRSLMVGFHAVADPGQTFAFSDGEITEANWFTRDEVRAALSAGAWNNGDPDAKLLLPGSISIARTIIESWAECD; encoded by the coding sequence GTGAATTTCCAGCTACGCCGGGTACCGCTGCTGTCACGCGTCGGGGCCGACCGTTCGGATCAGTTGCGCACCGACACCGATGCCGCCGTCGCCGGCTGGCCGACCGCCGCACTGCTGCGGGTCGACCCCCGCAACCAGGTATTGGTGGCCGACGGCCGCGTCGTGCTGCAGGACGCCCGCGAACTCGGCGAGACCCCGCCGGTGGATGCGGTCTTTCTGGGCCGGATCGAGAACGGCAGGCATGTCTGGGCGGTGCGCGGTGCACTGCAGGCGCCGGACGGAGCCGACGTCTCGGTGCTGGACATCCGCGCGACCGGTGATGTTTTCGACGACGTCAGCGCGCAACTGGTGTCCTCGGCGATCGCGCTGCTCAACTGGCACGACAACGCCCGGTTCTCGGCCGTCGACGGAACCCCGACCAAGCCGGTCCGCGGTGGTTGGGCGCGGGCCAATCCGCTCACCGGCGTCGAGGAGTTCCCACGTATCGACCCCGCCGTGATCTGCCTGGTGCACGACGGCGCCGACCGGGTGGTGCTGGCCCGGCAGCACAACTGGCCGGTCCGGATGTTCTCGCTGCTGGCCGGCTTCGTCGAGGCCGGCGAATCGTTCGAGGCCTGCGTGGTCCGCGAGGTCCACGAAGAGGTCGGGCTGTCGGTGCGCGACGTGACCTATCTGGGCAGCCAACCGTGGCCGTTCCCGCGGTCGTTGATGGTCGGCTTCCATGCCGTCGCCGACCCGGGGCAGACGTTCGCATTCAGCGACGGCGAGATCACCGAGGCCAACTGGTTCACCCGTGACGAGGTCCGGGCCGCGCTGTCGGCCGGCGCCTGGAACAACGGCGACCCGGATGCGAAACTGCTGCTGCCCGGATCGATCTCGATCGCCCGGACCATCATCGAGTCCTGGGCCGAGTGCGACTGA
- a CDS encoding mycoredoxin, with protein MDQLVMYTTQWCGYCRQLKAALKNLGIDYTEIDIEQDPTAAEFVSSANGGNRTVPTLRFADGSTLTNPTGREVKAKLERLGG; from the coding sequence ATGGACCAGCTCGTCATGTACACGACCCAATGGTGTGGCTACTGCCGGCAGCTCAAGGCGGCGTTGAAGAATCTCGGGATCGACTACACGGAGATCGATATCGAGCAGGACCCCACGGCGGCGGAGTTCGTCAGCTCGGCCAACGGCGGTAACCGCACGGTGCCGACGCTGCGGTTCGCCGATGGTTCCACGCTGACGAACCCGACCGGGCGTGAGGTGAAGGCGAAGCTGGAGCGCCTCGGCGGGTAG
- a CDS encoding WhiB family transcriptional regulator, producing the protein MTDQPEFPCNSDPDLWFADDPADLERAKTQCGQCPIRRQCLAAALQRAEPCGVWGGEILDRGVVIGRKRPRGRPRKEPVAA; encoded by the coding sequence ATGACCGACCAACCCGAATTCCCGTGCAACAGCGACCCCGATCTATGGTTCGCCGACGACCCCGCCGACCTGGAACGCGCCAAGACCCAGTGCGGTCAGTGCCCGATCCGTCGCCAGTGCCTGGCGGCGGCCCTGCAGCGTGCCGAGCCGTGCGGGGTGTGGGGCGGTGAGATCCTCGACCGGGGTGTCGTGATCGGCCGCAAACGGCCTCGCGGCCGCCCGCGCAAGGAGCCGGTGGCAGCCTGA
- a CDS encoding ATP-dependent DNA helicase UvrD2: MDAMDALIAGLDEEQRAAVLAPRGPVCVLAGAGTGKTRTITHRIAQLVAGGHVAPGQVLAVTFTQRAAGEMRSRLRALGSAAGSGAAAGVGGVQALTFHAAARRQLRYFWPRVVGDTSWELLDRKFGVVARAAGHAGLRLSNDDVRDVAGEIEWAKASLIGPEQYPAAVAEAGRDIPLDATKLADVYAGYEALKARGEVAMLDFDDLLLHTAAAIENDAAVATEFRDRYRCFVVDEYQDVTPLQQRVLSAWLGERDDLTVVGDANQTIYSFTGASPRYLLDFTRRFPDATLVRLERDYRSTPEVVSLANRVIAAARGRVAGSKLKLIGQRDSGPTPTFREHPDEVAEAAAVAKSIAGLIRDGVAPAEIAVLYRINAQSEVYEEALTEAGIAYQVRGGEGFFTRQEIRQSLVALQRAAERGADGPLPAVVRGVLEPLGLTAEPPAGAKARERWEALGALAELVDDEVAQRPDLDLPALLTELRMRADSRHPPTVQGVTLASLHAAKGLEWDAVFLVGLADGTLPISHALAHGPDSEAVEEERRLLYVGVTRARIHLTLSWALARAPGGRAGRRPSRFLSGIAPQAAEGAGRGSSSRRKARGAPKFCRICNKALDTPAAIMLSRCETCAADVDTELLVALKDWRLRTATELKVPAYIVFSDNTLTAIAEMLPDDEAALVAIPGIGARKLEQFGSDVLELVRNRG; the protein is encoded by the coding sequence ATGGACGCCATGGATGCGCTCATCGCCGGACTCGACGAGGAGCAGCGTGCCGCCGTGCTGGCACCGCGCGGGCCGGTGTGCGTGCTGGCCGGCGCCGGTACCGGCAAGACCCGCACCATCACCCACCGGATCGCCCAACTGGTGGCCGGCGGCCATGTGGCACCCGGACAGGTGCTGGCGGTGACGTTCACCCAGCGCGCCGCCGGGGAGATGCGGTCGCGGTTGCGGGCGCTGGGTTCGGCGGCCGGATCGGGTGCGGCCGCCGGGGTCGGCGGGGTACAGGCGTTGACCTTCCACGCCGCCGCCCGCCGCCAGTTGCGCTACTTCTGGCCGCGGGTGGTCGGCGACACCTCCTGGGAACTGTTGGACCGCAAATTCGGGGTGGTCGCACGCGCGGCCGGGCACGCCGGCCTGCGCCTGAGCAACGACGACGTCCGCGACGTGGCCGGCGAGATCGAATGGGCCAAGGCATCCCTGATCGGACCGGAGCAATACCCGGCGGCGGTGGCCGAAGCCGGCCGGGACATCCCGCTGGACGCGACCAAACTGGCCGACGTCTACGCCGGCTATGAGGCGCTCAAGGCCCGCGGTGAGGTCGCGATGCTCGACTTCGACGACCTGCTGCTGCACACCGCCGCCGCGATCGAGAACGACGCCGCGGTGGCCACCGAATTCCGGGACCGCTACCGCTGCTTCGTCGTCGACGAATACCAGGACGTCACGCCGCTGCAGCAGCGGGTGCTGTCGGCCTGGCTGGGGGAGCGCGACGACCTGACCGTGGTCGGCGACGCCAACCAGACCATCTACTCGTTCACCGGGGCCTCGCCGCGCTACCTGCTGGATTTCACCCGGCGCTTCCCCGACGCCACCCTGGTGCGGCTGGAACGCGACTACCGGTCCACACCGGAAGTGGTGTCACTGGCCAACCGGGTGATCGCCGCCGCGCGCGGGCGGGTGGCCGGCAGCAAACTGAAGCTGATCGGCCAGCGCGATTCCGGGCCGACACCGACGTTTCGGGAGCATCCCGACGAGGTCGCCGAGGCCGCCGCGGTGGCCAAGTCCATCGCCGGTCTCATCCGCGACGGTGTGGCACCGGCCGAGATCGCCGTGCTGTACCGGATCAACGCGCAGTCGGAGGTCTACGAGGAGGCGTTGACCGAGGCCGGCATCGCCTACCAGGTGCGCGGGGGCGAGGGGTTCTTCACCCGCCAGGAGATCCGCCAGTCGCTGGTCGCCCTGCAGCGTGCCGCCGAGCGCGGCGCCGACGGGCCGCTTCCCGCCGTGGTGCGCGGCGTCCTCGAGCCGCTGGGACTGACCGCCGAACCCCCGGCCGGCGCCAAAGCCCGGGAGCGGTGGGAGGCGCTCGGTGCGCTGGCCGAACTCGTCGACGACGAGGTGGCGCAACGCCCGGACCTCGATCTTCCCGCGTTGCTGACCGAGCTGCGGATGCGCGCGGACTCCCGGCACCCGCCGACCGTGCAGGGCGTCACACTGGCCTCACTGCACGCCGCCAAGGGGCTGGAATGGGACGCGGTGTTCCTGGTCGGCCTGGCCGACGGCACCCTGCCGATCTCGCACGCCCTGGCACACGGCCCGGACAGTGAGGCCGTCGAGGAGGAACGCCGACTGCTCTACGTCGGCGTCACCCGGGCCCGGATCCACCTGACGCTGAGCTGGGCGCTGGCCCGGGCCCCGGGCGGACGGGCGGGCCGCAGGCCGTCCCGCTTCCTCAGCGGTATCGCCCCGCAGGCCGCAGAAGGCGCCGGTCGGGGTTCGAGCTCCCGGCGCAAGGCCCGCGGCGCCCCCAAGTTCTGCCGGATCTGCAACAAGGCGCTGGACACCCCCGCGGCCATCATGCTCAGCCGCTGCGAGACCTGCGCCGCCGATGTCGACACCGAACTGCTGGTCGCCCTCAAGGACTGGCGGCTGCGTACCGCCACCGAGCTGAAGGTGCCCGCCTACATCGTGTTCTCCGACAACACGCTCACCGCGATCGCCGAGATGCTGCCCGACGACGAGGCGGCACTGGTCGCGATCCCGGGCATCGGTGCGCGCAAACTCGAACAGTTCGGTTCCGACGTGCTCGAACTCGTCCGCAACCGGGGCTGA
- a CDS encoding potassium channel family protein: MAGASWRRLRRLDETLTAQPSHALVGVLRIPHGQSGPGRTVYRRTLIALGALLVSTVLVYLDRDGYQDVRYEDVQDGRLTFLDCLYYSAVTLSTTGYGDITPVTEFARLINVAIITPLRIAFLILLVGTTVEAFTETSQQAFRIQRWRRRVRDHTIVIGYGTKGKTAIAAMLGDDETTPSDIVVVDNDRSVLDRAKSAGLVTVDGDATRSDVLRLASAQRAAAIVVATGSDATAALVTLTAREIAPQATIVAAIREAENQHLLEQSGANSVVVSSETAGRLLGIATTTPNVVDIIEDLLTPDAGYAITEREVEQAEVGGSAKHLNEIVLAVVRDGRLLRLDTPEVDVIEAGDRLLYVKTVSA; the protein is encoded by the coding sequence GTGGCGGGAGCTAGCTGGCGGCGGTTGCGTCGTCTCGATGAGACGCTGACCGCCCAACCCAGTCACGCGCTCGTGGGTGTGCTCCGCATCCCGCACGGCCAGTCCGGCCCGGGCCGCACCGTCTATCGGCGCACGCTCATCGCGCTCGGTGCGCTGCTGGTCTCCACGGTGCTGGTCTACCTGGACCGCGACGGTTACCAGGATGTGCGCTACGAGGATGTGCAGGACGGGCGCCTGACGTTCCTGGACTGCCTCTATTACTCGGCGGTGACCCTGTCCACCACCGGATACGGCGACATCACGCCGGTCACCGAGTTCGCGCGCCTGATCAACGTCGCGATCATCACCCCACTGCGGATCGCCTTCCTGATCCTGCTGGTCGGAACGACCGTGGAAGCGTTCACCGAGACGTCCCAGCAGGCATTCCGCATTCAGCGTTGGAGGAGAAGAGTGCGCGATCACACCATCGTCATCGGCTACGGAACCAAGGGCAAGACCGCGATCGCGGCGATGCTCGGCGACGACGAGACCACTCCGAGCGACATCGTCGTGGTGGACAACGACCGGTCGGTGCTCGACCGCGCCAAGAGTGCCGGACTGGTCACGGTGGACGGCGATGCGACCCGCTCGGACGTCCTGCGACTGGCCAGCGCCCAGCGGGCCGCGGCGATCGTGGTAGCCACCGGCTCCGATGCCACCGCCGCGCTGGTCACCCTGACCGCCCGGGAGATCGCCCCGCAGGCCACCATCGTCGCCGCCATCCGGGAAGCCGAGAACCAGCATCTGCTGGAACAGTCCGGCGCCAACTCGGTGGTGGTGTCCTCCGAGACCGCCGGGCGGCTGCTGGGCATCGCCACCACCACCCCCAACGTCGTCGACATCATCGAGGATCTGCTCACCCCGGACGCCGGGTACGCCATCACCGAGAGGGAGGTGGAGCAGGCGGAGGTCGGCGGATCGGCCAAGCACCTCAACGAGATCGTGCTCGCGGTGGTGAGGGACGGCCGGCTACTGCGGCTGGACACGCCGGAGGTGGACGTGATCGAAGCGGGCGACCGCCTGCTCTACGTCAAGACGGTGAGCGCCTAG